TAATGAACTGGGAAATATGAGTTAGTAAATTCTATTGATCATAATAAATCAGATAAAAAAAATGCTCCATTTATGGAGCATTTTATCAACTAGTAGATTTACCTACCTTTTAACCCTAGAAATCAACTCTTGAAGAATATTATCAGCCGTACTAATTACCTTAGTATTTGCCTGATAAGCTCTCTCAACAACAATCATATCTGTCAATTCTTTAGAAAGATCCACATTGGATGCCTCTAAATAACCAGATCTTATGCTACTTGTAATACTTGAACCAGCCATACCAACTTTGGATTGACCACTACTAATTGTCTCAGCAAACATATTATTTCCAACTTTCGATAGACCATTATTGTTGTTAAATGTTGCCAGTGCCACTTGAGCTAATTTTCTATTTTGACCATTTGAATACTCACCAAAAACTGTACCTGTTTCATCAAAGAAGATGTTTGATAAAGTACCCATAGTATAACCATCTTGCTCATAAGCTATAGTTGTGAAAGGAGAATTATACTGTGTAATCCCAGAGAATGAACCTGACTCTCCACCATTTAGCTCAACTTCAAGTACATTAGCACCTCTTCCTGGATCAAATGAAAGTAATTGTCCGTCACTGGATTCCATTGTAGCAATTGATCCGTCATTGTTAAATCTAACATGACCTTGACCACCACTTATTATAGCAGTGTCACCACCGTTTACTTTAGCTTCCCAATCCCAATAATTATCTTCACCCTGATTCTTAGTAAAAGTAATCTCTACTGTGTGCTTGTTTCCTAGGGAATCATAAACAAAAATTGAGGCAGTGTGTGTACCTGCTGCTGCACCATCAACAGTCTTTATGAACGAAGGCATTGTTATAGCCGAACCGCTATTGTCTACGTCACTAAAACTAAACGATACAGTAGATTTTGAAATACCTTTAATAGAGTCTGTTATAACTATTTCACCCTTGTCATTTACTGAAGCAGTTGAACTTGAGAAAGCCGAATTAATTTTACTTAAAAGATCATCAATTGTAGTTCCATCGTTAGCTGTTCCATAGGTAAATATAGCTGACGCAGGAGTACCGTCTGGATTTGTTCCACTAATAGTAATTGTATCACCATCAGTAAGATCAGAGCTTACTAAAGATATTTCATTTAATTCAGCTGTTGGTACAGTTCCCATATGAATTTCGCCTGAAGTTAATCCAAAACCTAGAACTCCAACACTACCATCTGAAATAGTCAATGTTGTATCAGATCCACCCTTATCAAGTGTTCTAAATACAATACCTTCTGTTATAACTGATGGATTTACCGAAGTATCCTCATTTCTCCAACTTACAGCTTCAACCTTACTAGCCAATTTTTCATTTTCTCTAATAGCGTCGTTGATGGCACTTACAAGTTCAGATAAATTAGCAGGAGCAATATCGGAAAGGAAAGCAACATCACCATCAGAACCAGTGACACCATCTAGTTCAATTCTAAAGGTATCTCCAGCAGTATATGTTCCATACGTTCCATGAATATCTGTACCAGTTGCTTTAGCTGGACTAGCCCAATTAGCAGCCCATTCCTGAGATACAGCGTCTTTTGAAGCGTCAAGATTGCAATGATATTTGATTTCTGAAGTTGCCTGAGCAGGATACTTCTGACCAAATGGAAGAAGAATATCTCCAACTGTACCACCTGACTCAATTTCTCCTTCGGCATTTGCCACTTTACCCTGGATTTTATAACTGCCACCCTGAGCAAGAAGATAACCATCTGAACTTAATTGGAATGCTCCTGCTCTTGTGTAATACTCTTTTTCTCCGTCACTTACTACAAAAAATCCATCACCTTCGATTGCTAGATCCGTGGATTGATTTGTATTTTCTAGATAGCCTTGAGTAAAGTCAGAGTCAACTGAACTAATCTTCATTCCCACACCGATTTGGATGGGATTTGTACCCGCAGAAAAATCTGTTGATCCTCGACCGTAACTAACTGTTTGAGATAATGCATCCATAAAAGTCATACGACCTCTTTTGAAACCGTATGTTCCGATATTGGCAATGTTATTACCAATTACATCCATCTTAGCTTGATGGTTTTTTAGGCCGGATACCCCTGAATAAAGAGATCTCAACATATATCCTCCTCCGCCCGTTTACCGGACTGGGCAATTTTTACCCCGTTTATTTTAATATCAAATTATTACCGCCGAATCGATATTCTTTATCACATTCTTGCCTGATTGAGCATCGTTTATGATGTCGAATATCTCATTTTTTACTACATCAGCCAGATAAACTGATTTACCTGATATGAATGCAGTTTTACTCTGACCTTCAGATTTTGCAAGTTTTAAGCCATTTAACAATTTAACTCTTTCTTCATTTCCAAGAATGAATTGTCCAGAGCTTACTTTATCCAGTGCTTCACCAGAAAAATTTATATCCATTAGTTTGTATTTCTCTGTTTCGAGAGTTAGAATATCATTGAAAGACGGAGTATTACTATTTGTCAAAACTTTCTTCAACGAAAAGTCGCTAAAGATATCTTTCTGACTAGTTATAATATTATTCAACTCTCTGATACTGTTCATAACTTGTCCTAATTTTGAAGAATTTCAAGTACATCGCCAAGTTTTACTAAAATATTTTCATCAGTCATTAAATTAGCTGATCCATCACTATATTTAACTCCTGTGATTCTATAGACATTGAAAACAGTGGATTTTACAGCGTTTTCTTCAGAATCCAAAGCTGTAACTTCTAAAGAATATGTTCCATCTCCAGCATATGAACCATCAGACATATAGCCGTCCCAGAAAAATGAACTATCTCCTTGTGCAACATTGGTTCGATCAACTGTATAAACCAAATTACCGTTTTCATCATAGACATCGATAGAAACTTTTGCAGCAGCACTTTCAAGATTGAAGGACAACTCTTTTGATCCGTTTTCACTTTTGAAAGAGAATTCAGAACCTGAAGTTTTAACTTTTTTACCAATCAATGTTGTTGCCATTGAATTATTGATACTTTGAGAAATTATAAGGTTTGTTTCGATGGATTCGGTAAGACTTTTGTTCATATTAGCTAGCTCTTCCAATTGGGAAAATTCTGCCAATTGAGCTGAAAATTCAGTGTTACTCATTGGATTTAAAGGATCCTGATACTTCATCTGAGTGACCAAAAGTTGCAGGAAAGTATCCTTCTCTGTGACTGATTTTTTCTCAGCCCCAGCTTCCTGAGCATTATAACCAACCGGTGTAACCTGCATAATTCCTCCTTCTTATTCATTCGGAATTTTGCAAGGAGTATGCCATGTACCATAAAAATCAGAGTATTTAGAATAAAAAAAAATTAGCGTATAATTTTAGCTCGACTATAAAAATGAAATCTAGAAATTCTATATATAAATAGTATATTATTGGAGTAAA
This sequence is a window from Candidatus Delongbacteria bacterium. Protein-coding genes within it:
- a CDS encoding flagellar hook-basal body complex protein; amino-acid sequence: MLRSLYSGVSGLKNHQAKMDVIGNNIANIGTYGFKRGRMTFMDALSQTVSYGRGSTDFSAGTNPIQIGVGMKISSVDSDFTQGYLENTNQSTDLAIEGDGFFVVSDGEKEYYTRAGAFQLSSDGYLLAQGGSYKIQGKVANAEGEIESGGTVGDILLPFGQKYPAQATSEIKYHCNLDASKDAVSQEWAANWASPAKATGTDIHGTYGTYTAGDTFRIELDGVTGSDGDVAFLSDIAPANLSELVSAINDAIRENEKLASKVEAVSWRNEDTSVNPSVITEGIVFRTLDKGGSDTTLTISDGSVGVLGFGLTSGEIHMGTVPTAELNEISLVSSDLTDGDTITISGTNPDGTPASAIFTYGTANDGTTIDDLLSKINSAFSSSTASVNDKGEIVITDSIKGISKSTVSFSFSDVDNSGSAITMPSFIKTVDGAAAGTHTASIFVYDSLGNKHTVEITFTKNQGEDNYWDWEAKVNGGDTAIISGGQGHVRFNNDGSIATMESSDGQLLSFDPGRGANVLEVELNGGESGSFSGITQYNSPFTTIAYEQDGYTMGTLSNIFFDETGTVFGEYSNGQNRKLAQVALATFNNNNGLSKVGNNMFAETISSGQSKVGMAGSSITSSIRSGYLEASNVDLSKELTDMIVVERAYQANTKVISTADNILQELISRVKR
- a CDS encoding flagellar hook capping protein; the protein is MQVTPVGYNAQEAGAEKKSVTEKDTFLQLLVTQMKYQDPLNPMSNTEFSAQLAEFSQLEELANMNKSLTESIETNLIISQSINNSMATTLIGKKVKTSGSEFSFKSENGSKELSFNLESAAAKVSIDVYDENGNLVYTVDRTNVAQGDSSFFWDGYMSDGSYAGDGTYSLEVTALDSEENAVKSTVFNVYRITGVKYSDGSANLMTDENILVKLGDVLEILQN